GATTTCAAATCGGGCTTATGCCAGAGAATAGCGACACCTATCGTGACCTGCTAAATGCCAAAGTGATGGGTCTACTGATGAAGCGTCCATCGGAAGTAATCCAAGAGTTTTAGGATACGTCGGCACAGAGAGGCATTGAAACAGCGACAGACGGTTTCTATAAATTATCGATAGATTCGAACTACATTTCGGATGGATCGAATTTCTAACAATATTTACTGGAAGCAAGGGACGACGTACGATGACATTGAATTGACGATTAACTTGTCTAGGCCAGAAAAGAATCCTAAAGAGATTGCGATGGCTAAGTTACTCCCATCTCCAATTTATCCAAAGTACCAGCTTTGTCGTGAGAATGTGGGATACTCGGGCAGGGTTAATCACCCTCCACGTTAATATTTGCGTATCATTCTGCTTGAGATGAATAGCGTGCCTTCATTTTTCCAATATTCACCTTATGTTTACTATAACGAGCATTGTATTCCATCATGATCATGTGCCTATGGAATTGACAAAGGATACGCTAAAAAGACTAATATCCTTTGTGGACGTTATGCCACATTATTTTATTGGATCCAATGCGGATCTGCCCATTGTAGGAGGATCCATTCTAACTCATGAAGGGGGGCACACCTTCGCGATTCAAAATGCACCGAAAGAAGCTACATTTACTAACACTCAGTATAGGGGAGTAACAGTTAGTATTGTGAAATGGCCGATATCTGTTTTGCGCCTGACGTCACAAGACAGCAGTGTATTGCTAGAGAGTGCAATGACATCTATGAATCGTGGAAGCAGTATAGTGACCCGGAGGCTGACATTATAGCCTACACTTGTTCATGAGTGTATAGTAATGACCGTTTTTCTTATTTCTGGGAAGACGGTTTGTTTCATATGAGGTGTAAGGCTTATAATGTATAGATTGAACTAAAGTTGTCATCCCCCATGATCTATAGATTCTAAAGAAAATCAAGAATAAAAGGGTTTGTTTTTAGTTCATTCTATACAGGATGGCAGGTTATGCAATTATTACAGTGGAGGCGAACTGAGCAATGAAAGAATTTGAATTTAATAATCCTACTAAGCTGATCTTTGGAAAAGGCAAGCTTGATGCCCTTAGAAATGAAATACCTAAATACGGAACGAAAGTATTACTTGTCTACGGTGGCGGAAGTATCAAACGTAGCGGCCTTTATGATAATGTACTGTCTATTCTGAAAGAAATCGCTGTTGAGGTTACCGAATTGAGTGGTGTTGAACCGAATCCAAGACTAACCACAGTTCATAAAGGTGTAGATCTATGCAAAACCAATGGCATTGAATTAATTCTAGCTGTTGGTGGGGGAAGTGTGCTCGATTGCGCTAAGGCAATCGCAGTAGGTGCCAAGTATGATGGAGATATGTGGGACTTCTTAGAACGTAAAGCAGCTCCGAAGGCTGCACTTCCACTGGGAACCGTGTTGACGATGGCAGCAACTGGATCGGAAATGAACGGCGGTTCCGTGATTACGAATGAAGTCACGAAAGAGAAAATGGGTTGGGGCAGTCCTTTCGCTTATCCAGCATTCTCTATTCTTGACCCCGTTCATACCTTCTCTTTGCCTAAAGATCAGACAGTATACGGTATGGTGGACATCATGTCTCACGTGTTAGAGCATTATTTCCATCCAGAGAATAACACACAGGTTCAAGATGGATTCTGTGAGACGATTCTGAGAACGGTCATCGAGACAGCCCCTAAGCTTATTGAAGACCTTGAGAACTATGAATTGCGTGCTACTGTGATGTACTGCGGCACGATGGCACTAAATGGTGTGCTTAATATGGGAATGTCCGGCGACTGGGCTACACATAACATTGAGCATGCGGTATCAGCTGTATATGATATTCCACATGGTGGAGGCTTGTCGATTCTTTTCCCGAACTGGATGAAATATAATCAGAGCGTGGATGTGGCCCGTTTCAAGCGACTTGCCGTGAATGTGTTCAATATCGATCCAACAGGTAAAAGTGATGAAGAAGTGGGAGCTGAAGGGATCGAAGCACTTCGTCATTTCTGGAGCTCCATCGGGGCACCAAGCCGCTTAGCAGATTATGATATTGATGCCAGTGAAATTGAAGTGATGGCAGACAAAGCGATGCGTTTTGGACCTTTTGGTAACTTTAGAAAACTAAACAAAGACGATGTGATGGAGATTTACAAGATGTCTCTATAATTTGTAATTGCGATGATAGTAATACCATGTAAACAGTGTCTACTTCTTATGGAGTGGGCACTGTTTTTAATTAAGTACAATTTCAATAATGTTATAAACGTAGAAAATAGTTGAAACAAAGTAAGCGTTTTAACGTATACACTATTATAGTTAGACAGGAGGATGAAAGATGGAGGCACTATTCTTGGGCTGCCTAATAGGCGGAGTGCTTTTTGCCATTGTAACTGTACTACTAGGTGATGTTCTAAGTAGTGCACTTGATGGCATGTTGGATTTCTTGTCGGTGGATTTTTTCAATCCTACGATTGTAGCAGGAGCAGTTACAGTGTTTGGTGGAACAGGGGTTTTATTAGTCCGATATAGCGGATTTACTGCCACGCTTATTGTCATTCTATCCATCCTAACTGCTGTATTAATATCGGTTGTTATCTATTTTATATATGTTAAGCCTATGGGTAACAGCGAGAATTCAACTGGATACTCAATCCAGGAGATGGTAGGGAGAATTGGGGAAATCACCATCCCAGTACCCATTCAAGGGTTCGGAGAAGTCATGGTTAAAGTAGGCGCAGGGAATACATTACATATAGCCTCGAGCCTAGAACAAATTAGCTTGTTAGCAGGTACAAGAGTGGTAGTTGTAGATGTGGAAGACGGAGTTCTATGGGTTACCGAATTTGAAGAGAGAAGAGGAGAGATGGTATGACATTTGAATCAATACCCGATTATTTGCTTATTCCTATCGTTGTTATTGGAGTTATTATTGTGCTTGGCTTGGCATTCTGGGCTAGGTATAAGACGGTTGGACCTGATGAAGCCATGATCGTAACAGGTTCGTTCCTAGGAAATAGGAATATTTCAGAAGAAGATGGTCGTAGAATTAAGATCGTTCGTGGAGGCGGAGCATTCATTCTCCCGGTATTCCAGCAGTCGCAATTTATATCACTTCTCTCCCATAAGCTGGATGTCTCAACTCCGGAAGTATATACGGAGCAAGGCGTGCCTGTTATGGCTGACGGTGTTGCTATAATTAAGGTGGGAGGATCTATTGAAGACGTAGTGACTGCTTCTGAACAATTCATAGGTAAGCCTGTCGAGTCGCTCAGAGGTGAGGCACAGGAAGTATTGGAAGGTCATCTTAGAGCGATCCTAGGTACTATGACCGTTGAAGAAGTTTATAAAAACCGTGACAAGTTTGCGCAAGAAGTGCAGGGTGTAGCTGCACGAGATCTCAAGAAAATGGGATTACAAATTGTGTCCTTTACGATTAAGGACTTGCGTGATAAACACGGGTACTTAGAGGCTTTAGGTAAACCTCGTATTGCAGCAGTTAAGCGGGATGCAGAAATTGCTGAGGCGGATGCTGTACGTGATGCACGGATTCAGAAGGCTAATGCAGAAGAGCAGGGACAGAAGGCAGAGTTACTTAGAGATACAAATATTGCTGAAGCTTCCAAGGAGAAAGAGTTGAAGGTAGCATCTTTTAAGAAAGATCAGGATACAGCAAAGGCAGAGGCAGACCAAGCCTATCATATCCAAGAAGCACGAGCTAGACAGACGATGGTGGAAGAACAGATGCAGGTAGAATTGGTCCGCAAAAACCGTGAAATTGACTTGCAAGAAAAGGAAATTTTAGTTCGCCAGATGCAATATGATGCTGATGTGAAGAAGAAAGCAGATGCGGATCGCTATTCCGTTGAGATTGGAGCACAAGCAGATAAGGCTCGAAAAATGCTTGAAGCGGATGCATTGCAGTACTCCATAGAGACACAGGCAAAAGCATCCGCCGCACAGAAGCGGCTGGACGGTGAAGCGATGGCGGATTCAGAACGTGCGAGAGGTACCGCAGATGCGGATGTTATTCGGCTTCGTGGGCTTGCTGAAGCGGAAGCCAAAGAGAAGTTGGCCGAAGCATTCCAAAAATTTGGAGAAGCAGCAGTACTCGATATTGTCGTTAAAATGCTACCTGAATTAGCAGGGCAAATTGCCCGGCCAATAGCTTCTATTGACAAATTAACTGTAGTAGATACAGGAAAAGGTGAGGGAGCTGCTCGCGTTAGTAATTACGTGACTGAACTTATGTCTACTGCCCCAGAGATGTTGAAGAATGTATCGGGCATTGATATTGAGAATCTGATCAAAGGATTTACGCAAAAGAAACCATTCGTACAACCTGCAACGATTCCGGCTGCAGCACAACCGCAGGAAGATTGGGTGAATCTTGAGGCAGGTGCGACTAAAGAATAAGGGAAAGAGTTCCGGTATGATCCGTGCCGGAGCTTCTTTTTAATGAGAAAAACGGTAGTGATACTTCCTGTTATGTTTGACTAATGCTTGAATTTCTGTTAGGATCATGAAGTTTCAGATTTATTAATGAGGTGCAAATGTGAGTAGCTTACGTGTGTCCAAAGTGTTAAACAATAATGTCATTATTGCGGATCATCCTAAGTATCAAGAAGTTGTAGTTATCGGTAAAGGAATCGGATATAACCATAAAGCCCTTGATCATTTATCCGCAACATCTGTGGAGAAAATGTTTATATTGAAGAATCAGCAGGAGCAAGAACAATACAAACAGTTAATTCCTCAGGTTGCTGAGAATTTGATTGAAGTGGTTAATGAAGCTATTCTCTATATCAGTAAGAAGTGTCAGGGACCCTTGAACGAACACATACACATCGCGCTAACGGACCATATTTCATTTGCTATTAAGCGGCATGAGCAAGGGATTAGGGTCACTAACCCGTTTATGTTCGAGACGAAAGAAATGTATCCTGAAGAGTATCAATTGGCAGAGTATGTGGTAGATTTAATCCGCAACAAAATAGGTGTAGAATTAGAGCAGGATGAAGTTGGTTTTGTGGCATTACATATTCATAGCGCTCTCACAGATCAACATATCACAGAGGTTAAGAAACACTCTGAGCTTGTGGCTCGATTGGTCGATTTAATTGAAACCAACATGGATTATCATATCCCGCGTGCTTCATTAGATTATTCTAGACTACTCACTCATTTGAGGTTTGCTCTAGAACGGACGAGAAGGGGAGAGACTGAACTAAAGATTAGTTCATTGGATAAGTTGCTGCATGATCAATATCCCGAATTGTATTCACTGGCATGGAAATTGACCAAGGTGATGGAGAAGAGTTTGCATAAGCCGGTTTATCCTTCAGAAGTTAGTTATTTAACGATCCATCTTCAACGATTAGCGCAGAAAAAAGAGAACAACGAGAACTAACTTCAGATTAGGTATTGAATATGCAAATAAAAAGTGCTAGAATGGATTCGTATTTAACAATTAAATACTTCATTTAATTATACGTGTCACTGATTCGATCAGGCATGAGTTAATTACAGGTTTTTGGTTTTTTCTGTCCATTTTGGGCATTCTAACCTTGGGTTAGAATAACAAACCAAACCTGTATATACTCATGTCTTTTTTGATTTATTCACGTCAGCCCATGCAACCTATGCTTTTTCAATCATGAAAGGGGTTTAACTGAAATGTTTAAGAAACTTTTCGGAGTCTTACAAAGAGTAGGTAAAGCGTTGATGCTCCCAGTGGCTATTCTTCCAGCTGCCGGGCTTCTGTTAGGAATCGGGAATATGCTCATTAATCCAGATTTTCTACAGTACGTAACTGCTTTAGATACAGAATGGGTTAGGTCTGTCGCAACCATTATGATGAATGCTGGACAGATTGTTTTTGATAACTTAGCGTTACTGTTCGCAGTTGGTGTTGCGATTGGTTTAGCTGGTGGTGAAGGCGTTGCAGGTCTTGCAGCGATTATAGGTTATCTAGTAATGAACGTTACCTTGGGAACGGCAGTTGGTGTGACCCCAGCTATGGTAGGTAATGTTCCTGGATATGCCAGTATCCTTGGTATTCCTACTTTAAGTACAGGTGTATTTGGCGGTATTATTATCGGGATATTAGCAGCTGCCATGTACAATCGGTTTTTCAAAATCGAGCTACCTTCCTACTTAGGATTCTTCGCAGGTAAACGTTTTGTTCCCATTGCTACCTCAGTAGCTTCTCTCTTAGTGGGCTTACTTTTAGTTGTTGTGTGGCCACCCATTCAGGGTGGATTGAATTCGGTCTCTCACTTTATGGTCGATTCAAATCCAACATTGGCAGCCTTTATTTTTGGAGTGATTGAACGCTCCCTGATTCCGTTTGGTTTGCATCACATTTTCTATTCACCATTCTGGTTTGAATTTGGTGAGTATGTGAACCAAGCAGGCGTTCTTATCAGAGGAGATCAACAAATTTTCTTCAATCAACTTCGAGATGGCGTGGAATTAACAGCAGGTACTTTCCAAGTGGGTAAATTCCCATTCATGATGTTTGGACTTCCGGCTGCTGCACTTGCTATGTATCATGAAGCAAAACCACAACATAAGAAATATGTAGCGGGTATCATGGGTTCA
The nucleotide sequence above comes from Paenibacillus sp. IHBB 10380. Encoded proteins:
- a CDS encoding iron-containing alcohol dehydrogenase, translating into MKEFEFNNPTKLIFGKGKLDALRNEIPKYGTKVLLVYGGGSIKRSGLYDNVLSILKEIAVEVTELSGVEPNPRLTTVHKGVDLCKTNGIELILAVGGGSVLDCAKAIAVGAKYDGDMWDFLERKAAPKAALPLGTVLTMAATGSEMNGGSVITNEVTKEKMGWGSPFAYPAFSILDPVHTFSLPKDQTVYGMVDIMSHVLEHYFHPENNTQVQDGFCETILRTVIETAPKLIEDLENYELRATVMYCGTMALNGVLNMGMSGDWATHNIEHAVSAVYDIPHGGGLSILFPNWMKYNQSVDVARFKRLAVNVFNIDPTGKSDEEVGAEGIEALRHFWSSIGAPSRLADYDIDASEIEVMADKAMRFGPFGNFRKLNKDDVMEIYKMSL
- a CDS encoding NfeD family protein, producing MEALFLGCLIGGVLFAIVTVLLGDVLSSALDGMLDFLSVDFFNPTIVAGAVTVFGGTGVLLVRYSGFTATLIVILSILTAVLISVVIYFIYVKPMGNSENSTGYSIQEMVGRIGEITIPVPIQGFGEVMVKVGAGNTLHIASSLEQISLLAGTRVVVVDVEDGVLWVTEFEERRGEMV
- a CDS encoding flotillin family protein; this translates as MPDYLLIPIVVIGVIIVLGLAFWARYKTVGPDEAMIVTGSFLGNRNISEEDGRRIKIVRGGGAFILPVFQQSQFISLLSHKLDVSTPEVYTEQGVPVMADGVAIIKVGGSIEDVVTASEQFIGKPVESLRGEAQEVLEGHLRAILGTMTVEEVYKNRDKFAQEVQGVAARDLKKMGLQIVSFTIKDLRDKHGYLEALGKPRIAAVKRDAEIAEADAVRDARIQKANAEEQGQKAELLRDTNIAEASKEKELKVASFKKDQDTAKAEADQAYHIQEARARQTMVEEQMQVELVRKNREIDLQEKEILVRQMQYDADVKKKADADRYSVEIGAQADKARKMLEADALQYSIETQAKASAAQKRLDGEAMADSERARGTADADVIRLRGLAEAEAKEKLAEAFQKFGEAAVLDIVVKMLPELAGQIARPIASIDKLTVVDTGKGEGAARVSNYVTELMSTAPEMLKNVSGIDIENLIKGFTQKKPFVQPATIPAAAQPQEDWVNLEAGATKE
- the glcT gene encoding glucose PTS transporter transcription antiterminator GlcT; protein product: MSSLRVSKVLNNNVIIADHPKYQEVVVIGKGIGYNHKALDHLSATSVEKMFILKNQQEQEQYKQLIPQVAENLIEVVNEAILYISKKCQGPLNEHIHIALTDHISFAIKRHEQGIRVTNPFMFETKEMYPEEYQLAEYVVDLIRNKIGVELEQDEVGFVALHIHSALTDQHITEVKKHSELVARLVDLIETNMDYHIPRASLDYSRLLTHLRFALERTRRGETELKISSLDKLLHDQYPELYSLAWKLTKVMEKSLHKPVYPSEVSYLTIHLQRLAQKKENNEN